TGACTTTGGGATACTGTTCATTCAGTCTGGTTTTATCAGGTTCAGTGACGTGTCCaccctgcagctctgcagctaCCTGTGTCTGTATGAGCAGGACCAGGCGACGCTGTGATCCAGTTCTGTTACTGTTactggttggtttttttttcaccccaCTCACGTCCTGGTCAGAGTTAGTCACGTGCTGTCTCTACCACCTGAACATCTGGTTTTACGCTGTACCAAGGCACATCTGGAATCATCCTGCTGTCCGCTGACcagaacataaaacacacacacaccaaaactAACGCGGTCCAGACCTGTTTCCGGTTCACTCACCTGTTCATCGTGTCTTTAGGTGACGGGGGCAGATTCCGGATAAAAGCAGCTTCTCAGCTTTCCGGGGATTTCCATAACCGTCGGTGGGTCCTCGATGTCCGGGGGCGCACCTGGAGACCAGGTCCGGGGTCGTTCCGTCCGTCTCGGTGTCGTTTTCCACAGACGCCGCAACAATAAATCCGCTCAGTGCGTGAATGTgcgtttaaccctctggggtccaCAGACCCTCCAGTCCCCAGTGAGTAACAGGACTCATGTGGTCAAATAAAGACCCACCCACACCGCAACTCCCCGTAGGACGTGCTGCGTTCACTTCGCATGGGAAAGCTGTAAACTGATCAAATCAAAGTGGAAAGATGAAACGTCTGTGGTCATTaccataaacattttcaaatcagCCAAATAAAGTCACAGATTTTACGCCTCTTCTCTTTGTCGTATAAAATGTGCTCAAACCTCTATGCTCCTTGTTTTtatggtgcttttattttgaaaagtacAGTAgagtttatttttctctataaaggagctgtttgtctttttattctCAAACTTCATCacgttgtttttgttttatttcacctgtcaacacatgtggacaaactttatttttctctgcgTGGAAATACTCCAGCACAGCTTCTTCCTGTTCTGCACCATAAAGTAAAATCTCTGTTtctcacagtaaaaaaaaaaaaacagcctgtctGGGGTTTTTCTTGTTTGGCTGTTTCATGAGAGTTAAGTTTAACAGACTCAGAGGGAAATGTGTCTCTTTGAAAtgcctttcagaataaaatgcaCACTACAAATGAAAAAGTGTTCAGGGTAAAGCTTCAGGTTGAAATCTGACTTTAAATGATTCTCACTTTAAGTTGGAGTTGTGTGAATCTTGGCCGACGGGCGAGGTGCTGAAGAGAAACCGCACCGAGCTGACAGGAAGGACATGAGCAGCTgctcaggaggaaaaaaagtctGAATCTCACATCAACGTTTGGTGCAATGGGACCAACATctcttctgtggctgctctgtgAGTGACAACTGCTTTTAAATTCAGTGAGATATGTGCAGCGTGGAGTAGGAGTCCGGAGAGACGTGAGACAGAAATGTTGATTTGTTGATGTCCTGCAGGGAAAAAGTAAAGACAAAGGTTAAAATCAAATCTTTAAATCTTCTTTATTTTGCTGAGAAATGTCTGAGTTAATGAACAAAGCTGCAGACTGTCCTCCACCCTCAGACCCTACGCTGCGACAAAAACCTCTGTAGTTCATCTGTTAAAGCTCGATCGTCGCTCTAGTCTCATCGCTGCAGCTCAAAGCAGCATCTCGTTTGGTCATTTGAGATTTTATTAGTTTGAAACTGTTTCCACCATCACCTGCAGTTTACAAACCACAGGCTGCTGGTTCTAAACACGTTGATCTCATTTCTCCTCAGCTGTGGCCTCGCTGCTCTGCTGCTCAACCTGCCAAGGTAAAACCATGAAGCAGCAAACCTGCTTTAACTGCTGAGAGGGAGACACTTCCTCAACCGCTTTATCACAGAAAACTGCTgagctgtgtttgctttgtgatTAATGTCtggacccaggtggacccggggcctttctgtgtggagtctgcatgttgtccctgtgtctgtgtgggttttctcctcccacagtccaaacacatgcatatatttTATCCTCTCTTAATTAAATAAGTCAAGTCTCCATTAGTTCTTGTGTTTAACCACACATGTGGTTCCCACAGCTCGTCTGACTCtgagtcccagcagctcccaggTTTTTGAAGGAGAatctttgtctctgagctgtgaggaggacgacagctctgctggatggaccctgaggaggaacGCAACCAGAGAGACCAGGACTCAGTGTGCTGACtggggaacatcagctggttcCTCCTGTACCATCAGTGGTGTCCTGCTGTGggacagtggagtttactggtgtgagtccagagagggagcaaccagtcagagcatcaacatcactgtcagtggtaagatgagcctgtggagttagtattgatgaagctgtgtggaaatggatgaaatgctgtagtttgtctctgtgttgaggtggagcagtgatcctgcagagtcctgtcctccctgtgatggagggagaaaacatcaccctgatctgTAGAACCCAGACATCCTCCGACCTCCCAGCCGATTTCTATAAACACGGCTCCCTCATCATCGATCGGCCTACGGGTCATgtgaccatcctccatgtttccaaggccgatgaaggcgtctacaggtgtaacatcaggggccatggagagtctccatccagctggatctctgtcacaggtcagaggtcacagatgCAGAACAAAGAGACGATGAGACCAGATGTCCCCTCTAATTCTTGTTTTTGATCTATTCCAGGGAGACCCACAGCCTCCCCCTCTGTTCCTCCTGCTGCCTCTGAGCAGTTGTCTCTTCCATTTATCTTTTGTGTGGTGCTGCTGGTTGTACTGGTGCTGCTGATTGTACTGGTGTTGCTGGTTGTACTGGTGCTGCTGGTGAGGCGACGCGTTCGTAAGAAACCTGAAGGTGAGACACACATGATTTTACTTCAGTGTTAGATTTGGTTTTTCAGTTTACAGTGTAAAAGTGACACTGTCACATCAACTGTGGGTTTTTAGtgaataaacaacaaaactgcGTCTTCGTCAACTGAAGGGTCTTTAGTCCGAGTGGTTTTGGACTCTGGTTTGGGTTGTTTTCTTGACACTGTGCGGACGTTTGTGCCTCGTGGTTATCGTGACTCGAGAGAAGCTGCATCTAGTTTCCTGTTTGCTGATAAAAACTTTTGCTTCTTGTTGCACCAGTTTCACTGCAGAAGTGATTCAGACATTTTACTGcttaattcagtttttattgccACGTGAGTCACATGAGTTTCCTTCAGCTCCAAGATGGTGCTGAGCTGATGTTTGTTGGAATAGAGGTGGACTCACAGATTCACTGCCTGACTTTGCTTTGCAGACACGGATCCAGCTGCAGTTTATGCCTCagtcagaaaagcagcaaacaggACGACAGGTActcaacatctggacagagaACTTTGTACAGATGTTTCAGCTTTGATAACCTCtgacctgacacacacagatttacagGGTTTCCTTCACCGTGATGCAGCACTGGGGGAAGTACTCAGATGGTATTtctactgcagtaacagtagaaatacagtgtaaaaatcctctgttcaAATGTTACTGCcgtaaaagtccaaaagtaccatcatccaaatgtacctGAAGTATCCGAAGTTAAAGTAGTGACTGTGCAcaatggcccatttcacatgaatggatctgaactaccttatatacttctaatttgaagtactttatatattgctgggtagctgacgttaactaccttatatacttctaatttgaagtactttatataccgctgggtagctgacgttaactaccttatatacttctaatttgaagtactttatattctgctgggtagctgacgttaactaccttatatacttctaatttgaagtacaacatggaaatactcagcaTGTACTGAGTTGTACTGAAGTACAGTACTGCAGGAAATGTGTCAGGTGTGAAACTGTAGCTGCTCAGGTTAAAGTGTGAACATTGTTTCCTCAGTGTCAAATATCTTTTTATGTCCAGTAGATTTAAGCAGTTTCATTAATATCAGCAGTGAGAAGAACAGCATCCTGCCCTGAGGACCCCCACAGGACCACAGGTACAGCTGCTCTTCACACACTTCATCTCTCTGTGGAGAAACATCTGGAGGGACTTTCTACAGATGTTTAACCGTCTCTAACAGCAGTGTGCTCTGTGTGGTCGTCCATGTTCAGTTTGCTCACGTCTCAGgcgttaaaaagaaaaaactgtgaacTGTTTCAGCctaaagtgtgaaactgtatTTCCTCATTATGTAACACAAACAAGacctgagctttggtttggcttgtgTCTTAGTTTCTTTTCTCCATTCGGGGTTAGGTGGAACCATTAAAGACAATAACCAGGTATCATCTTTGAGCATGGTATGATCCACACATGAGGACACTTGGTCTGAGTTTCCTCAGGACACAGTCAAGACACCATCATTAACTGTGTCAGCTTCCGGACatggacaaacaaaacaggcaaCATGTCCAATGTgcttatgttctgtgtttgctcCAAACTAGAAATGTCCTTTTGTCTGTGGCAGCAGTTGATCCACGACAAGTTTCAGTAGTTTATGGTGCAGACgaccaaaaatgtgatgttcACACATGTGGACACCAGGTGGCAGCAGGTTAAACAGCTTCTGTTTAATGCTCAGAGGCAAGTGAAGTTCATTTCCACAGCCCAGCTCATACTCAGAGTAATTCAAAgagctttacagaaataaaacacaagttCAAAGCACAAAGGCAAGAATCAAAATTAGAAACAGcaaacagtgaaattaaaatgaaaggaGACTGAgcagataaatcactgtcagttgtcatatgtcaCATGAACTGaagctgcttctccctgtttagtcctgactctgggcagaaggcctgtccctgatggtctcagagtccgagatggttcatatggcaccaacatgtcagagatgtactgtggtgctgagccatgaagagacttatacacaagcagggctgttttaaagtctgttctctgagagacaggaagccagtgcagagatctgagaacaggagtaatgtggttgtacttcctggttcagacctgatccctttgattctgatgtttctgagatgataaaatcctgatgatgttattgatttaatgtggctgttaaagttcaagtctgagtccatgatcacccctagatttctaacctgatatttagattttagagaaagagactcgaggtgactgctgacactttctctttgtttctgaggcccaaagatgattatttcagtcttgtctctgtttatttggagaaagttgtttttcatccacacagtgatctgttcaatacagctgcacagtgaatccACTGGTCcatgttcaccagctgtgagtgaaatgtaaatctgagtgtcatctgcatagttatggtaggacacattattgatgcgtattaactggcctaaaggaaacatgtaaagattgtgGATCATTAATTCTGGTTCCTGTTGCAGACGCTGACCCAGCTGCAGAACAAGTTGACTACGGACACATTGAGTTCAGGTCGAGCAGCAGGAGAGGTACGGCCTGACTGACTGACCTGCAGCTGCTTTACTCTATAGTCATGGGTGGATCACTGAACAGGACTACCAGGTCCAGGGGCCTAAAGGGTCAGGGAGGCCCTAGAGCAGAGAACCATAGAGGGACTGTTAACATTCTTGTAGGAAAGTCAAACTAATGAgttcaaaatgagaaaaaatagaTGTTATGACGAGCTGAGACTCAGGTTAATAATCAggtctgacctgtgtgtgtgtgtgtgtgtgtgtgtgtgtgtgtgtgtgtgtcagtggttCCAGCAGAGTCACAGGTCGTCTACTCATCCCTGAAGACACACCAGTCCTCCCACTGACCCTCCTGCTGGTTTGCTGCTTTCCAACTGGTCCGTCTGATCCACTGGTCTAGAACGTTTGGCTGGTCCCTTGGTGGCGACACCTGCTGGACACACACctcatgtttttattagactgttatttaatattattgtgtagaaataaatgacatgtGACAGCAGGTGTTTGTCTAAATGTGTCATATAAAAAGGTGTTTACATTGATAGATGGGCCTAAACACTgtgagtctgtgttttcagtctctTCCTGTTTTGGCTCCAACCCTGTCACAGGACAGATGTTGCAGCATGGACAGATGTTTCTCACACACTGATCTGACCATCAATAATAATCAGACTGATTGTACATTACCGGACTTTACTGCAGGCTGACGAGAATTTCCTTAACAAATCTATGCAAACCAACCTGCAGGTCTTTTATTCAAATCCTCAGCACTGATGGTGCCTTTGTTCAGGGTTCATTCAGGTCCAGGTCTTTTCCTCATTGGAAAATATGAAGCCTTGTATTTTCTTAATTGGCCTTAAATCTTCATAGGGAGCAGCTGGACCCTCCTCACCACAAACGATGTGAAGGGACTTTActcatgttaaatattttacagaagAAACCAACAGCGCCACCTGGGGACTGGGATGCACACGGTCCAGGACTTTCTCCTGGAAAAGAAATAGAAGGTTAGAAACCATCACAGAGGAGATATCAACATAGGTTTAAATTATAACAAACAATAGAGAAGAAACCAGACGTGAACTTCAGTGGGATGAAGCTGCTGAGTGGACCACAAAGAAACGACACAACGACTAGAAAGAGCCTGAAAACCCCCCAAAGATGATAAAATgacaggaacacactgaacaacatgaagacactgaacaactgatgcaaaacaaacacaacctgagtctgaacagacagaaaacaacatgatGAGAGATCATGTGGTTACTCAGGTGGGGGCTTATTCCAGGTCTCTGCCCTTAGTGGGACTGACTCATGGTGGAGCAGctgctctttttgttttcacagcaacAAAAGGGTTtggatctttttcttttcagtgggtttctgtctctgtcgtCTCTGGGTTCTTTGTTGTTCTGAGTCTTTGTGTGAACATGGTGGACACAGTGACCAGGACcaaccagcagggggcagcacagacacttcagtcattttagggtccatccatccatcatctatacccccttagtcctaaccagggtcccagggattagctggagcctatcccagctctctttgggtgaaaggcaggggtccaccctggacaggtcaccagtccatcacagggccacatagagacaaacaacctcacacactcacactcactcctatgggcaatttagagtcaccaatcaacctgacatacatgtttttggactgtgggaggaaaccagagtacctggagaaaacccacacaagcacagggagaacatgcaaactccacacagaagctGGCTCAGTTTGGACTCACTCCAGGTCCAACTGGGATTTGactaaatgcaaaacattttcaaatatgtaaaacatGTAAGTTTTACTTTCACAGACGTTTCTAGGAACAGAGGCGTCTTGTTCAAACTGTCTAATCACAGACACAccaaaatacaacaacaacaaaaatacctGCTGGTCACGTGTCTGCTCATGTTGACAGAACCATATAATCATAACCAGACAGTCCAGTCTCCTGTATAAAAACAACAGACTAAGATCTGAACTTTGGCAGCTGCTGCTCCAACTGTTGAAGAGTCAAACAGTAAATtctcaagtaaagtacaaaaaccTCAGGATTGTACTTTAAAGTATCAGAGCAGCTGTGAGTGAAGTGATTTTCCTCAGTCAGTGATGTTAACCTGCTGAATGACgtctcctccctctgtctgcaaACACATTCACTGAATCTCTGAGGTTTTTATGACAAACCAGACACAGTCTGAGTCCAGGACAAGGGTCAGTCACTTTAACATGGAGGAGACTGAGGTTATCAGACTGgaggcttttaatttgaaggaaCAGACTGAATCATTTTGTTCTAATGAGGAACAGACTGATAAGAGGAAGAAATGATAAAAGGCTTCATCCTGACAGTCTGATTGATCAGGAGAGACTGTTTTCTGTAAAAGACACTTCCTCATGTTTGAAATGTTCAGAGCCCAACCCCTCACTGCCTCAGTCAGAGACTGATGAGACAGGAAACACACTTtgggcagaaaaacaagagaaacaggtgaaaactttgtctttgcagcttaaattcatttcaaatgcTGATGAAGGAagcagctgctcctgctgcctgTGGTCTGactgagcagcagaaacaggagGAACCAGAACCAGGAAGTGTTTTACAGAGAACAGCCACATTTTATACCAGACACTAAGGCTGTTGTTGTTCTCTGGTTCCTCTTTctttataaaagacaaaaatcttCCAGTTTGTCATTCTGTGTAATGTGAAGACTGAAATCTATTCCCGACTAGAGGCTGAGATAAAATTCCCTgtctcagttttgttttctctgaaccATAACTATTCATTACAGTGCTCTCATTACAgttctctttcatttctctgtaaGCCAACACCTATGGCCTCATGGGATCAGACCAGCTGCCGCCTGTTCAGTTTGCTGCATTAACAACATGTGGCTCAGTTTAAAGACGTCCAGTCATCCATTAGTGAATGAAACGATCAGACTATCAGCTGCAGGACATTTGGCTGTAACTGTGTCCTAACAGGGTCCATGGGATCTTGAATTATTGTTGAGGActttgtctctgctgcttcttGTTTCTGATCAGAGCTCGAGCTGTTTACAGGAAGTAAACTGGTTCAACGTGACACCACAGAAAAACACCCTGGGCCTCATAGACAGTCACATGTTGTACTAATATAAAGTACACAGGACTCAAAAGGTCTGTGAAGACCCTGGAAAACccttcagagcagcagcaccaggTTTTTGTTAAAATTTGTTAAAGTATTTTCTGAAATGACTGATGGAAAAAAACCACATgataattttcatttaaaaatgattttaataaaagctgtgacattaaaataacaaaggaacTTTCTACATGTTTGACTGTGCATGTGACAAATACAGCTCATCTCTTATCACACCATGACTCTGTGACTCCTGATGGTAAATATGTTGACACACTAAATAATAATGTGATGAGTTTGCTCTGCACCATGAGAACAGCTTTACTGTGGCTGAGCTGTTTATATATACACAGGATTAGTGTGTTTTTCCATCCTGTCATGAGTAAAGAGAGGACTCTGAGGACTCTGAGGACTCTGAGGACTCTGAGGACTCTGAGGACTCTGAGGACTCTGAGGACTCTGAGGACTCTGAAACATCATCAGTGTTTAGAAACTGATCCAGCTGCCATCATGAAACATTAATCAGTTCATTAATGATTCAGTGAATTAGTGCAGGACGTCCTCTGACTTTCctctcatcatcaccatcatcatctgtGTAATTTTAGAAATTTGTCACAGTGGaacgttttattttgaagtgatgACTctcacagggaaacatgaggGACTTTCCATGTGACCTTCACGTTGCCCACAGACTAACTGAAGAGACGTTTTCATGCAGcagattattttcagtatttatgCAGCTGAATattttacacacagaaacattatCAGACAAAGTTCATGTTGGAGCCAAACAGCTGCAGTCAAACTTCTTAAACGTGCTGGAGCATGTTGAAACCACATCCtcattcagactgacagaggaggagctgtGGTTAAGTTTAAATCTGCTCAAAGCAGCAACACGTCTGTACATATTGCTCCATTTTACTGTCTGTTATTACAGGGACAGGCAGAGACATTTTCAGTTCCCTGTTTCACAACTAAACT
The window above is part of the Mastacembelus armatus chromosome 18, fMasArm1.2, whole genome shotgun sequence genome. Proteins encoded here:
- the LOC113140007 gene encoding high affinity immunoglobulin epsilon receptor subunit alpha-like isoform X1; translated protein: MGPTSLLWLLSVASLLCCSTCQARLTLSPSSSQVFEGESLSLSCEEDDSSAGWTLRRNATRETRTQCADWGTSAGSSCTISGVLLWDSGVYWCESREGATSQSINITVSGGAVILQSPVLPVMEGENITLICRTQTSSDLPADFYKHGSLIIDRPTGHVTILHVSKADEGVYRCNIRGHGESPSSWISVTGRPTASPSVPPAASEQLSLPFIFCVVLLVVLVLLIVLVLLVVLVLLVRRRVRKKPEDTDPAAVYASVRKAANRTTAVRRTASCPEDPHRTTDADPAAEQVDYGHIEFRSSSRRVVPAESQVVYSSLKTHQSSH
- the LOC113140007 gene encoding high affinity immunoglobulin epsilon receptor subunit alpha-like isoform X2, coding for MGPTSLLWLLSVASLLCCSTCQARLTLSPSSSQVFEGESLSLSCEEDDSSAGWTLRRNATRETRTQCADWGTSAGSSCTISGVLLWDSGVYWCESREGATSQSINITVSGGAVILQSPVLPVMEGENITLICRTQTSSDLPADFYKHGSLIIDRPTGHVTILHVSKADEGVYRCNIRGHGESPSSWISVTGRPTASPSVPPAASEQLSLPFIFCVVLLVVLVLLIVLVLLVVLVLLVRRRVRKKPEDTDPAAVYASVRKAANRTTVRRTASCPEDPHRTTDADPAAEQVDYGHIEFRSSSRRVVPAESQVVYSSLKTHQSSH